In the genome of Rhineura floridana isolate rRhiFlo1 chromosome 10, rRhiFlo1.hap2, whole genome shotgun sequence, the window CATCCTAGAAACAAGAAAAAAACTTACCTCAGTACAATAAACCAATCAATTCTACTACAAATTTGATAGTAAAAACTCTAAATTACTGGCTAATAGActtaagaaacagaaaaaaagaaacatgatTCCATCCCTGGTCACTAAAGAGGGAATTAAAACATTTGAATTGGAAAAAATCACTCAGTGCTTCCAAGATTTTTATGCATCCCTGTATGCTCCAGTGGAGGTAAATACTAAACAAATAGAAAATTACCTAGATAAGGTTGGACTAGAACTTGTTTCCCCAGAGCATGCCCCAATCACTGCTGAAGAAATAGAACAGGTGATTAAAATATTGAAACCAGGCAAGTCACCGGGGACAGACGGCTACGGTGGCCTATTTTATAAATCATTCGGAACTGAACTAACACCTTTCCTGCTGTCACTTTTCAATGATATCCTGTTAGGAGGCCCCACCCCAGAAACTTGGAAACAAACATGCATAATGGTAATACTCAAGCCCAATAAAAATGGGGAGGTGGTGGAGTCGTGCTGGCCAATCTCTCTGATTGATATCGATGCAAAACTCTGTACTGCAGTGTTGTCCAAGAGATTGGCCAGGATTGTACCCCATTACCTCCATCCAGATCAAATAGGCTTCATCAGGAATAGGACCATTAGTGATCCCATTTGTAGACTTTTCAATGTCATCACCGCAGCAAACACTCCAAACAACCACTGGTTATCCTATCCTTGGATGCTAGCAAGGCATTCGATAAACTCATTTGGAAATTCTTATTCCCTGTACTGAGAAAAATGAAACTGGTAAACACATTCATCTCTACAGTCCAACAACTTTATGATGGCACAAAGGGTGTGTGAGAGCGAATGGAAGGGACTCAGGATGGTTCAACATTGCCTGGGGCACAAAGCAGGGGTGCCTATTGTTGGCCTGCTTTTTGCCCTGACAATGGAACCCCTAGCATGGGCCCTAAGGGGGGATGATACCATCCACAGGCAAAACCCGCTTAATAAATTAATTTGCAGATGACATTGCTATCATGATATCTAACCCAGAACAGGCAGTCAGGGCCAGcgtcaaagggtggccaggtcgggccctggtcaAGGGACCCTGGcaccacaggggcccctgaggggcccgtggatagggtgggggaggagaagtgctccccttccatgatccacaggtagctgccgtggatcacagggagggagcttgcaaGCCACCCACctgttcactggctccacctacctgtctttcctgtcttttgtggctgcacgcACTGTGCGCGcagggctaccattaaccaagatagcagccaaggtttccctaaggtgctgttgcccctgcccccatcttggttgatggcagcagcagaggcttcagccccttagggaaactttggctgccatcttggttaatggtagccctgcatgtgcagccgcaaaagacaagagagatgggtaggtggtgcgcgtgtgcatgtgtgcgcatgacggggcccagggcaggctggtgcccgagTGCCCTaccatgcctggcgctggccctgcaggCAATCCCCAAATTACTATAATCAAAGAATATGGAAATCTGGCTGGCTTACAAATTTTGGCAAATCAGACATTGTGTGTGAATATGGCCCCAAACCTCCACCAATGTATCCAGCAACAGACACATTTAAAAATATGCCCCATAGCCATCAAATATctgaaatggaaattgactgccttcaagtcgatcccgacttatggctaccctatgaataaggttttcatagtaagcggtattcagagggggtttaccattgcctccctctgaggctggtcctcccaagcagctagggcctgctcagcttgccacagctgcacaagccagccccttactTCCTTGTCCAcatctgccagctggggggcaactgggctccttgggactatgcagcttgcccacggctgcacaggtggcagggcacgtaacccctgagccactcactttgGGGGTGATctgtagctggcccttgacaccgaggagacatgagtggggatttgaactcacagattctggattcccagccaggctctccttcccactgtgctataccagctcccaTAAAATATCTAGGAGTCATTATACCTAAGAATTTACATAGGACAGAATCCCTCAATTACAAACGCCTACTTAAACAATTCAAACAACTACTCCTTGACTGGAAAAATTCACCACTCACATGGCTAGGTCAAACAGCATCAATAGAAATGATGATACTCCCAAAATTTTATGACTTGTGGTTGGTCTGGCATTGGGGTTGGCCCGGGTACCGGATGCAAAGCAGCAAGAGGAACTTCTACAACTTCCTATTGAAAGGCAATATGGCTGGGCATTTTGTTTGATCTTAATGGAAATGTGTCTTGAGATTTATTAGCTCACAGCAGGAATTGCTACAGATATGGAACTTTATGCAACCTCAGtacaaaaagaagcaaaagccaTCAGTGAAAATGCATGctttggtggctggggctgatgctggTTGTTGCTTTTGAAATGGTTTTATTGATTTCGGGATTTGTTTAGGTAACCTCTCTACAGTACGGGATTTGGAATTTTTAGGAATGTGTTACAAAATGTTTGAAAAGCAtctaattttttattttgtgAGTAGCAACAGAGAAACTAAAAACCTAAAAGATTTTGatgcttattattattttttgtattgCTAATAGTGGTGGTCTGGATATAGGGGGTAGTTCTATCTTAGAGAGAACTTATCTTGGTGAAGCGGAACCGATTTTGTGACTCAGGCTGCAGACgcactagctgcttcaaaagcagccagaacattTGTCTGGCTTCAGTTAAAAACACATTTGAATCAcatttgcccatggctggacacgtatgctttccccactgctgattagcattgggccagtcactgtgtctgcCTCAGCTTACAgaaaagtgttttcagtgttttcacTGGACACACCTGGAGCGAAAATggagttgatggccaatcagttttgaagtctgtatgaagctgacttcaagataaaatgcacttgagctgcaaCTCCTGAGGCTTTAGAGTAAAAGGAGGCAGAGTTTTACTAGCGTTGTGTGTCCCTACATTCAGAAATTGGAGGTGAAGACGTACTGAAGCCAGCAAAACCACAAGTATGTCTGTATCCTCAGCCTGTATGTTTCTGGCTTCTTTGTTGACATGTTACTCTGTTTTCCAGGAGAAGATATTAATCTTTTAAATACGTGGTCCTTAAAGACCTGGAGCTGCAGTGGTATGGCTTGCCCGCGGTTTCCAACATGCTGCTCGAGATCGGAGGCTTGGAGTTCTCGGCCTGCCCCTTCAGCGGCTGGTACATGGGCACCGAGATCGGAGTCCGCGACTACTGTGACAACTCTCGCTACAACATCCTGGAGGAAGTTGCCAAAAAGATGAACTTGGACATGCGGAAGACCTCCTCGCTTTGGAAGGACCAGGCCCTGGTGGAGATAAACATTGCTGTCTTATACAGCTTCCAGAGCGACAAGGTGACCATTGTGGACCACCACTCAGCCACGGAGTCCTTCATCAAGCACATGGAGAATGAGTACCGTTGCCGGGGAGGTTGCCCTGCTGATTGGCCTGATCCATGGAACACGCACATCTGGAAAGGCATCAACGGCACTCCCACCAAGAAGAGAGCCATTGGGTTTAAGAAGTTAGCAAACTACCAGCTTCATAGTTCGGGCAGCAGCAGCGATCGCACTCCCAAATTAGCCATTTCTTTCCTCACAAGGCTCCTGAGTGAGAGCTGGAAGCTTTGCCCTCGCTCGGGTTTGGCTGTGTCACAGTGCCGCCCCATCAGCACTGAGAATAATGTCAAAATTGGTTGTGAAGATCTTGGAGGCTTCAGCTGATTTCTGTCTCAGATGATCTTCTAAACCCTGGGTTGGAAGATTTGTCTGTAGCGGATTAGGCAAGTTCATGGAGGGTagcactatcaatggctactactagtcctgatggcttttcttatgttttcttTTCTCATGTTTTTATGGTTTGTCAGTTCATGCACAAAACTCCAGCCATTTGGTATCTTAATTTTCTCGGAGGCGTGTTCAGAGAGCGGCTTCATTCCTAGCCTCACCCTCAGCTTGGGAattctaaaataaaaatatcagtatAGTTTTGAAAGGTTCGCTGTGCCGTCTTGATGCACAATGGTGTCCAATCGTATCCAAACAGACAAAAAtcttcttgatctcaggaaccatcatgtaaaacatcttaagaggtgtccaaacaaGTAGTGAAcaaacagctttccaaaatatGTAGTAGACATACGTATCAGCCTGCACAAATTTATGTCGTCAGCTTCGGCCTTGAGTCTGTTAACTAGCTAGCAACACGCCtggtgagcatgctcagttgttaCTTAATGCTGAAtgtcagctggaaaagaaaaaaggaaaaacagggtggggaggaatggagtatcctggaggagGGCAAGGAAGGCTTGttagaaccctgaacaggagcattcctaTTACAAGGagagttaattaattgtaatctccattaattttgtcttaatctgtttttaatgtgtttttatacctatatgttgtaatccacattcactggtttttaaatgtggttttattctgttgtacaccgccctgagagcctgttgctaaagggcggtttaaaagtgcaataaataataataataataataataataataataataataatggttagCTAGCCATCTCTTTTGCAGATTGCTAGCTAATGTCCCATGGTGGGTTGGGATGCTTCCTTAATAGGCGATAGCTACATAAGTCTCTCTGGAATGTAAAATCTTTTATCTTTCCTCCACCAGCTAAGAGAAGGGGTTAAAGTGTATGCAGACATTAAAATGAGTGTTGAGACAGTGACGgaaagaaagagacagagagagcaaaGTATTATGgggttcatctctctctctctctctgaatattTGATATGGGGTAATAGGGTCTGCTGTCTGCTCAGAGTGTGTATGCTTCTTGCTTCGGCTTGTGCTGTACTTACAAGTATTTTAAAAATGCCATAAATTTCCAGTGATCTCTCTTccaaaaggaaaccaaactctgggaGTGCTACCCCATGAACATTTCACCTCTTGGGGAAGTGCTGCATGTATAACAGTACTGATGTTGTGGGATCTTTTGTTAGGCTGCCTTGAATGCCAATTCTGGCATAAAGGCAGCATCCTGTTTTTAAAGAAcaacaaaatgaatatataacaTTCTCTGTCTTCTGTATTCTCCTTTCTGTATCTAAAAGATGTATATTCTAGTAGCACAAAGGGAGAGTGCGTGTTTCTTACAAGAAACAGATAAACAGGGTGTCCTCCTTGCAGCAGTGTTACTCCTCCCTCCTGCCCAGAATTATATTTGTATTGACTTATGGTTGCAGGACTGGGGTCATAGAAATCAGTTGTCCTGCCCTCTTCAGTAATCTAAGGAGCAGTCTCCAGTCCTAATTTTTGAAATTGGCAATATTTGTGCACTTGGGTTTTTGTGTTCCTTGATGTATATCCAGTGCTGCCTTGACAGTGGCCCAGTTTGTGCTTAATGGTAAGCCATGGTCTAAAAAAAACCATGGCTTACTGTGAATGAGCAGGATGTTGGTGTATGTTGCTAATTCTCACTCCCTGTTCTCCCTCCTGTGCTGTGCTGGGAGGAAAGAAACCAGAGCACTGTCTTAGTATTACGTGTGAACCATCACTCATTGTTATAGTCCTCCAAACAAGCCACAAGtggaagccaagaacaaaccttggcttccacTTGTGTATTGTTTGGAGATAAACAAATTATGAGTGCTGATTTGCACATAATGCTCAGCTAGTACTCTGGTTTGTTCCCTCCCAGTACAGCACAGGGAGAAGGGGGACAGGTGCAAATAAGTAGTATGTATTAGCATACTCCTCATTCActgtaagccatggtttatggctTGCATTTATGAGTGAACTAGATCTTAgtagctcatttgaaaacaatatgtttctggacttccgggaagggtgacttagcctgtgcctgcttttgagacgggctcctgcctcaaaagaagcttattcagatatatcagtcagattttttttttttttgactgattaaacttctcccgggtagggagaaacgaagagattaacctcaaagcctatttttgttgggacgaccagatctcattaatttatgggacgaggtccagccgacgaaggtgggacggattttcaacaacaagctctatctgataaagcgaacgttcatcttatcttctaagagagaacgcactaacaggcaagcacccttctttctatatttttcttttacttgacttaaattgttgctgtttaaaagagatttgccagattgatcggtttttgacatctcactggggagccataacttctctctgctactcactaattaatagcttatctctgtttttgttgcaaaaagctgtcctggatttgcattctaaagatatacacagaagagggatttctattccagatttttattttgaagaatattatattgtctgagactactctctttttggtctattttattttgacgaatctgtttcctgacgaccgccattaattgtttcgatcctgggaactgcattttgtttacttaagcatggagagataaggctgtctgctctgtttatactgtgatgtcaccaagtttggagtattaacccaattgttgctgaaataagaagtggttttcctatatttttcttttaaaatggcaattaagaaagtggctgagaatctggaaataactatgtttcagaaaataatggatgagattgagataacgaaacaaaacctgcgacagggttgtaaggagctgaaaattgaattgagtaaaatgacgcaggagattaaagatataggggtccctgtgagagaggtgaccctggaaggggtccctgtgagagaggagaccccggagattggaacaaacgtggaacaggaaaaagatttggagtctatggactttagaaataaaatctattgtttggagacacaggagattaaagacataggggtccttgtgagagaggagaccctggagactggaacaggggtccctgtgagagaggagaccctggagactggaacaggggtccctgtgagagaggagatcccggagattggaacaaacgtggaacaggaacaagatttggagtctatggactttagaaataaaatctattgtttggaactcaatgttatctctgaagaaattaatgaagattctagagataaagttatcaatggcatggataatcttctggactggaatgatgtgatggagcccaatatagagaaaatctatggaattaactgcagccatgtgacaatggaaaaactttcaagagatgacccagtgtattttgaaaaaaagaacagagatatgattttacagcagtatttcagcaacctattcagaatggatggcaagaaaatatttgggatagaggtaattcccatcagactcttactatatgactatggctttgacagcaagattattatggaatactgataatggaagattggatactgaaattactggacttaacaagactactgaagatggaagatggaaaatggaactaatagggataatagaacaatggctactgaaattactgaacctaacagattctgatgtgatggattaattgaaatgtttattttgactatggttatgacaataagattatcataattagtaatgagatggattaatcgatatgcttatctggaaaaaaaaattgatagatatatttcttaaagaattgaaacctctctttgactttttgtggaaagaataaagtaatgtttatgagatttgatgattaagtaagataactactggaggaaagtgattttataatatgacttaagagacaggattgttatatattatagacttataactgatttgatctttgacaaatgggaagtcaatattttactctttattttttatttttgttttttttttcttttttttttttgtttaactatttttgattttgttttttgtctttgaatgttttatgatttcgtcttgtatgttttatgaaaatctgaataaaaattattgaaaaaaaaaaaaatgaaaacaatatgTTTCTGCTCTCCCTATGCGCGTAAACCCCATTGTGATTTTGGCCCCTTCTCATAAAATCACCCAATTGCTATCAAAGTAGCTAACAAACAAGCCATTTAATACTTGGAGTTGTTATCCCTGTTGAAATATCAATATTCATTTGAAATATCAGATTACATCCAATGTATTATTACTGTATCAACCATGATAAATTTTCAGAATGGACACTAAAGATCTACGTCAATGTGTTTACATTTGTTAGTAAACttatatttttgttttctagTTTGATCCTTTATCAGTTGAAAGCAAGAAAGCTGCAACAGTGGTGCTGATGCTCACTTCCCCTGAAGAAGAAGTTTTGTCTAAAGCATGTGAAGCTCTCTATAAATTTGCAGCAAAAGGTTAGTTTTTCAGTGATCAGATCTTATCACGTCTTGTATTTCTTCTCTTTAATAAATCTGCAGAGTACCAAAAACTTCCATTAATAGTTGCTGCTACTACTTAATATTTCTTAAGTGCCAAGATTATACAAGATATTGTTTAGAGTGCAAAATGATATGGTTTGTGTCCTGACTAGCTGGGTCATAAGTAGGGATGGAGTCAACAGTCAGTTCTGTTAgagttttaatgtgaacctacctaattcatgctttccaaaacaacatgcaaactgaaacacagctatcctttgaaatttctactcctccaaattttgtgagaaagttttccaaccaaatatgtacaaaatgtgtatattaggggaaagtttggataaaaacacatatttgagtaaaaataacatataaatatgcatatggcttgcaaaaatgtgtatattacgagaactttgcactaaaatggtaatGACCTTTTAtgaaaatctttttttgttttaaaaattgcaaactgatgtagaaatgtggagaactgaactgaagactgggaaaatgagaaacaaaactgACAAGATTCATCCGTCTCTAGTCATGACTCAGGAGCAACCTCTGCAGGATGAGGATGAGGAGGGACTTTTTAGTCAGATCTGACTTACAGCTGATTCAGACATCTGCTTCAGATGCATGTTTTATGAGATTGTGTTACTGTAGAATAGATGTGAGGGGTCATTTCTTTGAAAATGAACAAGACAAAACTTGCATGCAAGAAGCTTTCTGCCTGCTGCGTTAGCTCTCCACCTTCAGGAAGATTTTTAATGTGGTACTTTCTGTTATGTTGTTCACATAATGTCTTGGGAGAGATGCACATTATGTACATAGATGTACGTTTCAATCAGCCttcattgcccccccccccagaagtggccccagactctgagctttcatttaaaaaaagtctaTATCCCACTAGAAAAAaagtatgaagcaaaatgtgcaggtacccttctaaatgATTTCTGTGCAATGTGTTAGCCTGACTGTtcccacctgtcagtgttttAGCCAATGAGCGAAATCAGAGCTGTGGTTGGTAAGTGAGTCATTTGGACATcaggcaacaggaatccctggggtcctaaagagcttctgttttctGCTCCCCTTTCGTGCATttccctgcttctgtcttattttctagcagtccttggaatctctgtagtttgctctTCCTTTAATTGCCTATTATCATTCACTCATCCATTTTTCtaactgtcagtttcatttcctgacATGTTTGCagtaaagcctttttaaaaaagtagctatGTACTTaacaggaggagaaagggggggaaaggaaggctatagcaaactCCGATGTGGGAGGACAGAGCAAGtcggaagtggctggttaagccgctggaaacaaaatggaattcatggagagtttagtgggcggagaaaggggagtatctgaaagtgatgatCCACCAGCCCAGTAAAAAACATCGAAGCAAAGCTCCAAATGGAGGAATGCAGCGAAGCAGAGACgggttttccttcactttttgcattatcaacggattgggttagtacggttttaaaagggaaaactgtgtgatagcttcggcttacctgcaatgtcatgtgaaccatgagaattaaacagggaatgcaagtagcaccaatctcacagtaagttgctGTGTGAGCGACCCCTAAGTCTCTTAGCATTTAATGGGCTTTATTCCAGGGCAAGTGGGCACcgtaggctttggtttaggattggcattggggagaacagagttcttgtgcctttaacagctgtatctccatcaggaccagcaggatgtAAGTGACTTGCCATGATAAACTGAGATTGTTCAGGAGGGAAACAGCAACAactgtactctctctaattttgtgttatgctatgcCCTCCATTACAGATATGCTGTGTTATGTCGTgccctccatggcaaccattttgtgactggtgccctcaggactctctaaAAATTTTAACTGTACTCCCTGATCCAAAAGGGTTGATGACCCCTGAGCTATAACATTAAAGATGTTGTTTGTGTTTTTGAGGTGCAAAAAATCTTCCCATTAATTTCTGTCAGAAACAACCATGTGCAAAGTCAGCCCTAGACACCATATGCTTATCTTTTTGTTGTAGTAGTTGAACCACACATGTATATGTGCTTGTAAGAATATACCCATGTCCCTATGATTTGAAGTGAGAGGGGAAAGCTTTATAAAGATATAGTGAAGATTTTGTGTTTTAAGACCCGGATACTCATATTAGAAGCATTTGAGGAATTTGACCTTTGTGAATTTTGATACAACTTTCTTGTTTGTATCTCCAGTACTAATAAGAGAATCAAAACTTGGTTATCTACCTGCTTTTCAACTTCCTGAATGTTCCAACACAGTTCTCTGCTGTTAGTGTGTGCCAAAGTTTCCtgtggctggtgtgtgtgtgtgttttgtatgcCTATGTGTGTATGTGAATTATAGGTGTTTATATGAGAATGTTGATACTGACATCATTCCttatatttctgatgttcaggctgtGGGTCCTGTTGCTTATGTAACTAAAATGGCACCAACCATGCACAAAAGGAGGGCGGTATTCAGAGACTTGAGAGAATCCCATGTTTTCAGAAGtacaatttttaaagaaaaaccatGGGGGTAGAGGGAATCCCAAAACAGTCTTATCAGGACCGCAgatgctcagtagccatggacTACTGAGAGACTGTTGAAGGTGCGTGTGATAAAAAAAGGAAGGTGAGGGGTGAAAGGGTGGCTGGACCTGTGAACAGCAACACTCCATGTTGCAACATCAttgctgcaggtcccacttgttaatATTATTGTTCATCATGTGGTTGACATTAAGGACCGTTAACTTTTTCTTTTTAGGTGA includes:
- the LOC133365488 gene encoding nitric oxide synthase 1-like — its product is MIPSLVTKEGIKTFELEKITQCFQDFYASLYAPVEVNTKQIENYLDKVGLELVSPEHAPITAEEIEQVIKILKPDLELQWYGLPAVSNMLLEIGGLEFSACPFSGWYMGTEIGVRDYCDNSRYNILEEVAKKMNLDMRKTSSLWKDQALVEINIAVLYSFQSDKVTIVDHHSATESFIKHMENEYRCRGGCPADWPDPWNTHIWKGINGTPTKKRAIGFKKLANYQLHSSGSSSDRTPKLAISFLTRLLSESWKLCPRSGLAVSQCRPISTENNVKIGCEDLGGFS